In Microbacterium pumilum, the following proteins share a genomic window:
- a CDS encoding glycogen debranching N-terminal domain-containing protein — MSEPAVAEHPLQPLLNDSVIVLRAPTQVWSAASGDLGSAPIHGVYHGDIRHLREAVLTCDGEQPEWISVSADGPSRVVFGGLLRALDDYWPDPKVRVLRERIVADGAVGETLTIVSHVPHTVRTALRLRLVPEFAPLQEVKAGTPTPRAWDATGAVGVQAPFSVTSGERSFTVSAPGADLTVDDDTVILDWDMQVAPGKSTSVSWSIALDDPTLVVQGAPRSSSGLTPLDSGSHDPRIARWQDVALGDLDALRLVLPDRPDDEFYAAGAPWFFTLFGRDSLWAARLALPVDTGMAASTLRVLARLQGDRVDVAMAQQPGKIPHELRSAPLALPGEQVLLPPLYYGTVDATLLWICLLADAFDAGMPRDEVVALLPALRAALSWTTEYGDGSGHGFIDYIDETGHGLANQGWKDSGDSIQWRDGSLARGPIALCEVQGYAFEAAMRGAGVLDALGEEGGEALRSWATALRERFRSSFWVETPEGRYPAVALDADQRPVDTLTSNIGHLVGTGILDADEEAHVAALLLAPSMSSGFGIRTMSADASGYWPLSYHGGSVWAHDTAIAAHGMSRAGLHDEALQVVQGLLAAAEGFGFRMPELHSGDPSGETRTPAPYPAACRPQAWSAAAAVACAQAVRAAGAALPANGR; from the coding sequence ATGAGCGAGCCAGCAGTGGCGGAGCACCCGCTGCAGCCCCTGCTCAACGACTCCGTCATTGTTCTGCGCGCTCCAACCCAGGTCTGGTCCGCGGCGTCCGGCGATCTCGGCTCGGCCCCGATCCACGGCGTGTACCACGGCGACATCCGGCACCTCCGCGAAGCGGTGCTCACGTGCGACGGCGAGCAGCCTGAGTGGATCTCGGTGTCGGCGGACGGCCCATCGCGGGTGGTCTTCGGCGGTCTGCTGCGGGCTCTCGACGACTACTGGCCCGATCCCAAGGTGCGCGTGCTGCGGGAGCGGATCGTGGCGGACGGCGCGGTCGGCGAGACGCTCACGATCGTTTCGCACGTGCCCCACACCGTGCGGACCGCACTGCGCCTGCGCCTGGTGCCCGAGTTCGCCCCGCTGCAGGAGGTGAAGGCGGGCACCCCGACTCCCCGCGCATGGGACGCGACCGGAGCGGTCGGTGTGCAGGCTCCGTTCTCGGTGACATCGGGTGAGCGCTCGTTCACGGTGTCGGCGCCGGGTGCCGACCTCACCGTCGACGATGACACCGTCATCCTCGATTGGGACATGCAGGTCGCACCGGGCAAGAGCACGAGTGTGTCGTGGTCGATCGCGCTCGATGACCCGACCCTCGTCGTGCAGGGCGCTCCACGTTCCTCGAGTGGCCTCACCCCGCTCGATTCCGGATCACACGACCCGCGCATCGCGCGCTGGCAGGATGTCGCGCTCGGCGATCTCGACGCGCTGCGGCTCGTGCTGCCGGATCGTCCGGACGACGAGTTCTACGCCGCCGGAGCACCATGGTTCTTCACTCTCTTCGGACGCGACTCGCTGTGGGCGGCCCGCCTTGCGCTGCCGGTCGACACCGGGATGGCGGCATCCACTCTGCGCGTTCTCGCGCGCCTCCAAGGCGACCGCGTCGACGTGGCGATGGCGCAGCAGCCGGGCAAGATCCCTCACGAGCTGCGCAGCGCGCCGCTCGCGCTGCCCGGCGAGCAGGTGCTCCTTCCGCCGCTCTACTACGGCACCGTCGACGCGACCTTGCTCTGGATCTGTCTGCTCGCCGACGCATTCGACGCCGGGATGCCGCGTGACGAGGTCGTCGCGCTGCTGCCGGCCCTGCGTGCGGCACTGTCATGGACGACCGAATACGGCGACGGCTCGGGCCACGGGTTCATCGACTACATCGACGAGACCGGCCACGGCCTCGCCAATCAGGGGTGGAAGGACTCCGGCGACTCGATCCAGTGGCGGGACGGATCGCTCGCCCGGGGGCCGATCGCGCTGTGCGAGGTGCAGGGCTACGCGTTCGAGGCCGCGATGCGCGGGGCGGGCGTTCTCGACGCCCTCGGCGAGGAAGGCGGCGAGGCACTCCGGAGCTGGGCGACAGCGCTGCGCGAACGCTTCCGGTCTTCGTTCTGGGTGGAGACTCCCGAGGGTCGATATCCCGCTGTGGCCCTCGACGCCGACCAACGGCCGGTCGATACGCTGACGAGCAACATCGGGCACCTGGTCGGCACCGGCATCCTCGACGCCGACGAAGAGGCACACGTGGCGGCGCTGCTGCTCGCGCCATCCATGTCATCCGGTTTCGGCATCAGGACGATGTCCGCCGACGCGTCCGGATACTGGCCCCTCAGCTACCACGGCGGCAGTGTGTGGGCGCACGACACCGCAATCGCGGCGCACGGGATGTCGCGCGCCGGGCTGCATGACGAAGCCTTGCAGGTCGTCCAGGGACTGCTCGCCGCGGCGGAAGGATTCGGCTTTCGGATGCCGGAGCTGCACTCCGGGGATCCTTCGGGTGAGACGCGCACTCCCGCGCCCTACCCGGCCGCGTGCCGCCCGCAAGCCTGGTCGGCTGCTGCGGCCGTCGCGTGCGCTCAGGCCGTGCGGGCCGCGGGCGCCGCTCTGCCCGCCAACGGTCGCTGA
- a CDS encoding epoxide hydrolase — translation MTTSSWRPAPIHVGDDVLDDLRDRLHATRWPQPLPRGAWEAGVDLSVVREACRVWADEFDWRAQERWLNALDPHFAHVDGLDLHVFRAASASEDGMPLLLLHGWPGSVVEFRHVIRTLTQGSPAFELVIPSLPGFGFGGKPAESGWGVTRSAEAFHALMTDVLGHERYGVQGGDWGAIIGSRLAQLHPDAVVGLHTNYPLSASDIDQAWAADATPLEREYLAHLAAYATTERGYSAIQSTKPQTLAVAQTDSPAGLAAWILEKFETWSDRGSSGFDVEDLLTNLMFYWAPDSVASSAAMYFESRLDPEGRSHPVPDVPVGVANFPHEITRITRRWAEPKYRIAHWTDMPHGGHFAALEEPVLLADDIRAFFASRG, via the coding sequence ATGACGACATCGTCGTGGCGACCGGCGCCCATCCACGTCGGCGACGACGTACTGGACGACCTCCGTGATCGGCTGCACGCGACCCGCTGGCCGCAGCCGCTTCCGCGCGGGGCGTGGGAGGCAGGCGTCGACCTCTCGGTCGTGCGTGAAGCGTGCCGCGTGTGGGCGGATGAGTTCGACTGGCGTGCGCAGGAGCGATGGCTCAACGCGCTCGATCCGCACTTCGCGCACGTCGACGGGCTGGACCTCCACGTCTTCCGTGCCGCATCCGCGTCGGAGGACGGGATGCCGCTGCTGCTGCTTCACGGCTGGCCGGGGAGCGTCGTGGAGTTCCGTCACGTCATCCGGACGCTCACTCAGGGGTCTCCCGCGTTCGAGCTCGTCATCCCCTCGCTCCCGGGGTTCGGATTCGGCGGCAAGCCGGCCGAATCAGGCTGGGGCGTCACGAGATCGGCCGAGGCCTTCCATGCGCTCATGACCGACGTGCTCGGCCATGAGCGGTACGGCGTGCAGGGCGGCGACTGGGGCGCGATCATCGGTTCGCGGCTCGCGCAGCTGCATCCTGATGCGGTCGTGGGACTGCATACCAACTATCCGCTCAGCGCGAGCGACATCGATCAGGCGTGGGCGGCGGATGCCACACCGCTCGAGCGCGAGTACCTCGCACACCTCGCGGCGTACGCGACCACCGAGCGCGGCTACAGCGCCATCCAGTCGACCAAGCCGCAGACCCTCGCCGTGGCACAGACCGACTCCCCCGCGGGACTTGCCGCGTGGATCCTCGAGAAGTTCGAGACCTGGAGCGACCGCGGCAGCTCGGGGTTCGACGTCGAGGACCTCCTGACGAACCTCATGTTCTACTGGGCGCCCGACTCGGTGGCCTCGTCGGCGGCGATGTACTTCGAGTCGCGGCTCGACCCCGAGGGACGCAGTCATCCCGTGCCAGACGTGCCGGTCGGCGTCGCCAACTTCCCCCACGAGATCACACGGATCACTCGCCGCTGGGCGGAGCCGAAATACCGGATCGCCCACTGGACCGACATGCCCCACGGGGGCCACTTCGCCGCGCTCGAAGAGCCGGTGCTGCTCGCCGACGACATCCGCGCGTTCTTCGCGTCACGAGGGTGA
- a CDS encoding HNH endonuclease signature motif containing protein codes for MTFVDMDDLPAADPTASELEMVRCLISSLQVTQAQIAWLQAREATLYTSLVELVELQTSRLREGARRDREMPLRTATAEIASALRITERTVQRRMSDATTLQLRFGRTHTALSEGRISQAHATVIMDAGVAIQDDEARAVFELAALDRAEIETAGRLRSIVQSIAEKAHPISMTERHRAARERRGVFVRDIEDGMAEILAVLPAVLAHGIHDRLTQMGHRVRRAARAEAAAAEAARVAAAAVAGVGADGVDAADGVDAAADGSAVVDDDRTMDQLRADILSDLALAGSPVASGDGLDAITAHVQVSIPVLTLAGVHHEGADLAGTGPIDPETARRLAATAPGWDRVMTHPVTGAILAVDRYRATADIKRVLWVRDEHCRFPGCRQPPWRCDLDHSHDAALGGPTCDENLECLCKRHHMLRHATEWKVQQLGGGVLEWTSPTGLTYIDIPPTTLRFIPDGDPPPV; via the coding sequence ATGACATTCGTTGACATGGACGATCTTCCGGCGGCCGATCCGACCGCCTCGGAGCTCGAGATGGTGCGATGTCTGATCTCCAGCCTGCAGGTCACCCAGGCCCAGATCGCGTGGCTGCAGGCGCGCGAGGCCACCCTCTACACATCTTTGGTCGAACTCGTCGAGTTGCAGACTTCACGCCTGCGGGAGGGTGCCCGGCGCGACCGCGAGATGCCGTTGCGGACGGCGACCGCCGAGATCGCCTCGGCGCTGCGGATCACGGAGAGAACCGTTCAGCGCCGGATGTCGGATGCCACGACCCTGCAGCTTCGATTCGGACGCACTCACACCGCCCTGAGCGAGGGTCGCATCAGTCAGGCACACGCGACCGTGATCATGGACGCCGGTGTGGCGATCCAGGACGACGAGGCGCGGGCGGTCTTCGAGCTGGCGGCACTGGATCGCGCCGAGATCGAAACGGCTGGACGCCTCCGTTCGATCGTGCAGTCGATCGCCGAGAAGGCTCACCCGATCTCGATGACCGAACGCCATCGAGCCGCACGCGAGCGGCGCGGCGTGTTCGTTCGCGACATCGAGGACGGCATGGCCGAGATCCTCGCGGTCCTTCCCGCCGTGCTGGCGCACGGGATCCACGACCGGCTCACACAGATGGGCCACCGCGTTCGCAGAGCTGCCCGTGCTGAGGCTGCCGCGGCTGAGGCCGCCCGTGTTGCAGCTGCTGCCGTAGCCGGTGTCGGCGCTGACGGGGTCGATGCCGCTGACGGGGTCGATGCCGCAGCCGACGGCTCCGCCGTGGTCGATGATGACCGGACCATGGACCAGCTGCGTGCAGACATCCTGAGCGATCTCGCCCTCGCGGGGTCTCCGGTCGCGTCCGGCGACGGGCTCGATGCCATCACCGCGCACGTGCAGGTGTCCATTCCCGTGCTGACCCTCGCCGGAGTCCATCACGAAGGCGCCGATCTGGCCGGCACCGGACCGATCGACCCCGAGACCGCTCGACGCCTTGCCGCCACGGCTCCTGGCTGGGATCGCGTGATGACCCACCCGGTCACCGGAGCCATCCTCGCGGTCGATCGGTATCGAGCAACTGCTGACATAAAGCGAGTCCTATGGGTGCGCGACGAGCACTGTCGGTTCCCCGGATGTCGGCAGCCGCCCTGGCGATGCGACCTGGATCACAGTCATGATGCTGCGCTCGGCGGTCCGACGTGCGACGAGAACCTCGAGTGTCTGTGCAAGCGACATCACATGCTCCGACACGCCACGGAATGGAAGGTCCAGCAGTTGGGCGGCGGAGTCCTCGAGTGGACGAGCCCCACTGGACTGACCTACATCGATATCCCGCCGACCACGCTGCGATTCATTCCTGACGGCGACCCTCCGCCCGTCTGA
- a CDS encoding ZIP family metal transporter, whose translation MELWLAALSGLIAGGALLAGSAVAWFVQIPKRRVAAIMALGAGVLISTLAYELVEEAADDGGLVATIFGFLGGAILYIVADWLVSRPRGSASTSAVTDTANIVARRAAAGSGVVIAIGALIDGIPESIVMGLSVLQDGGLSVPIVAAIAISNIPEGLSSTAQLKSSGKTGGWIARLWLGIALVTVIASVLGFVAFQSASPNLIAVITTIAAGGLLAMICNTMIPEAFDEQRAMTGLWATIGFLFAFVLHEIA comes from the coding sequence ATGGAACTCTGGCTCGCCGCGCTGAGCGGCCTGATCGCCGGCGGCGCACTCCTCGCGGGTTCCGCCGTGGCGTGGTTCGTCCAGATTCCCAAGCGCCGCGTGGCGGCGATCATGGCGCTCGGCGCCGGAGTCCTCATCTCGACGCTCGCGTACGAGCTCGTCGAAGAGGCAGCGGATGACGGCGGGCTCGTCGCGACGATCTTCGGATTCCTGGGCGGCGCGATCCTCTACATCGTGGCGGACTGGCTCGTGTCACGTCCGCGCGGGTCGGCATCGACGTCTGCAGTGACCGATACGGCCAACATCGTCGCTCGCCGCGCCGCGGCCGGCAGCGGCGTGGTGATCGCGATCGGGGCGCTGATCGACGGCATCCCCGAATCCATCGTGATGGGACTCTCGGTGCTGCAGGACGGTGGCCTCAGCGTTCCGATCGTGGCGGCGATCGCGATCAGCAACATCCCCGAGGGGCTCTCATCGACCGCCCAGCTCAAGTCCAGCGGCAAGACCGGAGGATGGATCGCCCGGCTCTGGCTGGGCATCGCCCTCGTGACGGTCATCGCGTCCGTGCTGGGATTCGTCGCGTTCCAATCTGCATCGCCCAACCTCATCGCGGTCATCACCACGATCGCCGCCGGCGGCCTGCTTGCAATGATCTGCAACACGATGATCCCCGAGGCGTTCGACGAGCAGCGTGCCATGACCGGGCTGTGGGCCACGATCGGCTTCCTCTTCGCATTCGTCCTGCACGAGATCGCCTGA
- a CDS encoding carbohydrate ABC transporter permease has translation MLSVLALIYIYPFLVQVATSFKSDAEATADPISLIPQTWTLAAYELLFTRSDFPLWSMNSAIVTIFVTLGRVFFVSLAGYALARLQFRGRALIFALVVGVMAVPGVVLLIPKFLVLNQLGLYDSYAGMILPLLVDAAGVFIMKNFFESIPVSIEEQARIDGAGPFRVFWSVVLPMARPALITIIILSFQGSWNELNHFIVSTQSPELTTLTKGVASLASGQLSQGNQFPIKLAAAAIMTIPVAVMFLVFQKRILNTAEGALKG, from the coding sequence ATGCTGAGCGTACTCGCCCTCATCTACATCTATCCGTTCCTCGTGCAAGTGGCGACCTCCTTCAAGTCGGATGCGGAGGCGACTGCGGATCCGATCTCGCTGATTCCCCAAACCTGGACCCTCGCCGCATACGAACTGCTGTTCACTCGGAGCGACTTTCCGCTGTGGTCCATGAACTCGGCGATCGTCACGATCTTCGTCACCCTCGGACGCGTCTTCTTCGTCTCGCTCGCCGGCTATGCTCTCGCGAGGCTCCAGTTCCGAGGCCGAGCGCTCATCTTCGCGCTCGTGGTAGGGGTGATGGCAGTGCCGGGCGTGGTGCTGCTCATCCCGAAATTCCTCGTACTGAACCAACTGGGGCTCTACGACTCGTACGCCGGCATGATCCTGCCGTTGCTCGTGGACGCCGCAGGGGTCTTCATCATGAAGAACTTCTTCGAGTCGATACCCGTGTCGATCGAAGAACAGGCCCGCATCGACGGCGCCGGACCGTTCCGCGTCTTCTGGTCGGTCGTCCTTCCCATGGCTCGACCCGCGCTCATCACGATCATCATCCTGTCGTTCCAGGGATCGTGGAACGAACTGAATCACTTCATCGTGTCGACCCAGTCGCCCGAACTCACCACCCTGACGAAGGGCGTCGCATCGCTGGCATCCGGCCAGCTCAGTCAAGGCAACCAGTTTCCGATCAAGCTCGCTGCCGCGGCCATAATGACGATCCCTGTCGCGGTCATGTTCCTGGTCTTCCAGAAGCGCATACTGAACACCGCGGAAGGAGCGCTCAAAGGATGA
- a CDS encoding AMP-binding protein, with the protein MFTSSFPDVEIPDVSVFDFLFASLTDDEVTRVALIDAASGAETTYGALRAQASAFAGALAARGVGTDTVIALLCPNVPAFATVFHGILRAGAVVTTINSLYTAGEIQKQLTDAGATWLITVSPLLAQASAAAEAAGIPHERVIVLDGASGHPNLRQLLAEQRVAPEVSFDPATHLAVLPYSSGTTGVPKGVMLTHRNLVANVQQCRSNIDLRDTDRVLAVLPFFHIYGMTVLLNLALRQRASLVTMPKFDLVEFLTNIQKYGCTYLYIAPPIAVALAKHPVVDQFDISTVHTVFSGAAPLDGDTAEAAGRRLGARMMQGYGMSELSPVSHAMPADRHDIPVSSVGTMLPNQSCKLIDTATGEEITEVGADGVTKPGELWVKGPNVMLGYLNQPEATAETLDSDGFLHTGDIAVYHEGDYFSIVDRVKELIKYKGYQIAPAELEALLLSHPKVMDAAVIGVLDDDKQEIPKAFVVAAPDSELTEEDVMAFVAENVAPHKKVRRVEFIEAIPKSTSGKILRKDLRAREVAHV; encoded by the coding sequence GTGTTCACCAGCTCGTTTCCCGATGTCGAGATCCCTGACGTCTCCGTCTTCGACTTCCTGTTCGCTTCGCTCACCGACGACGAGGTCACCCGCGTCGCGCTGATCGACGCGGCATCCGGTGCGGAGACCACGTATGGCGCACTCCGCGCGCAGGCGAGCGCCTTCGCCGGAGCCCTCGCGGCACGTGGCGTCGGCACCGATACGGTGATCGCGCTCCTCTGCCCGAACGTGCCGGCGTTCGCGACGGTGTTCCACGGCATTCTGCGTGCGGGCGCGGTCGTGACCACGATCAACTCGCTCTACACCGCGGGCGAGATCCAGAAGCAGCTGACGGATGCCGGCGCCACCTGGCTCATCACGGTCTCGCCCCTGCTCGCGCAGGCCAGCGCCGCAGCCGAGGCCGCCGGCATCCCCCACGAGCGCGTGATCGTGCTCGACGGCGCGTCCGGGCACCCGAACCTCCGCCAGCTGCTGGCGGAGCAGCGCGTCGCCCCCGAGGTGAGCTTCGACCCGGCCACGCATCTCGCGGTGCTGCCGTATTCCTCGGGCACGACCGGGGTTCCCAAGGGCGTCATGCTCACGCACCGCAATCTGGTCGCGAACGTGCAGCAGTGCCGATCGAACATCGACCTGCGCGACACCGATCGCGTGCTGGCGGTGCTGCCGTTCTTCCACATCTACGGCATGACCGTGCTGCTCAACCTCGCGCTGCGTCAGCGCGCGAGCCTCGTCACGATGCCGAAGTTCGACCTGGTCGAGTTCCTCACGAACATCCAGAAGTACGGCTGCACCTACCTCTATATCGCGCCGCCCATCGCCGTCGCCCTCGCGAAGCACCCGGTCGTCGACCAGTTCGACATCTCCACGGTGCACACGGTGTTCTCAGGCGCTGCACCGCTCGACGGCGACACCGCCGAAGCCGCCGGACGGCGCCTCGGCGCCCGCATGATGCAGGGCTATGGAATGAGCGAGCTCAGCCCCGTGTCGCACGCGATGCCCGCAGACCGGCACGACATCCCCGTCAGCTCGGTGGGCACGATGCTGCCGAATCAGAGCTGCAAGCTCATCGACACCGCGACCGGTGAAGAGATCACGGAGGTGGGCGCCGACGGCGTCACGAAGCCCGGCGAGCTCTGGGTGAAGGGCCCGAACGTCATGCTCGGCTACCTCAACCAGCCCGAGGCCACCGCAGAGACCCTCGATTCCGACGGATTCCTCCACACCGGCGACATTGCGGTCTACCACGAGGGCGACTACTTCTCGATCGTCGACCGCGTCAAGGAGCTCATCAAGTACAAGGGCTACCAGATCGCTCCGGCCGAGCTCGAGGCGCTGCTGCTTTCGCACCCGAAGGTGATGGATGCCGCCGTCATCGGCGTGCTCGACGACGACAAGCAGGAGATTCCCAAGGCGTTCGTCGTGGCGGCTCCCGACTCGGAGCTGACCGAGGAGGACGTCATGGCGTTCGTCGCCGAGAACGTCGCGCCGCACAAGAAGGTGCGTCGCGTCGAGTTCATCGAGGCCATCCCGAAGTCGACCTCCGGCAAGATCCTCCGCAAGGATCTGCGGGCGCGCGAGGTCGCGCACGTCTGA
- a CDS encoding Glu/Leu/Phe/Val dehydrogenase family protein: MTRTLPLPDFTHERVEVITGRRSGLFITVALHSSVLGSALGGARLWTYPHWSDALGDALRLSAAMTLKNAAAGLDAGGGKSVIALPAGVTLDAERRRAAFLDLGDAVESLHGLYRTAEDVGSTTEDMLTVSERTEHVVGLPDAVGGSGEPAGPTSLGVYESLRATLERVAGTSDVAGRRITISGLGQVGSRLAVRLSAEGALLTITDVNPAKRDLALDLDAQWCLPGEEHLIAADVFVPAGIGGLLTDEVIDALDAKAVCGPANNPLAARSGADRLAARGILYAPDFVVNAGGVIYLDLEAKHIGSRSEIMERVGAIGDTVRRVFDEAESRGVTPLEAAEGLAAERLSRGLREPSLA; encoded by the coding sequence ATGACGCGCACCCTGCCCCTCCCCGATTTCACCCACGAACGCGTCGAGGTGATCACCGGACGACGCAGCGGACTGTTCATCACCGTCGCCCTGCATTCCTCGGTGCTCGGCTCTGCTCTCGGCGGTGCGCGGCTGTGGACGTACCCGCACTGGAGCGATGCGCTCGGCGATGCGCTGCGGCTCTCGGCGGCGATGACCCTCAAGAACGCGGCGGCCGGGCTCGACGCCGGCGGCGGCAAGTCCGTCATCGCCCTCCCGGCGGGTGTGACATTGGATGCCGAGCGCCGACGCGCGGCATTCCTCGACCTCGGCGACGCCGTGGAGTCGTTGCATGGCCTCTATCGCACCGCCGAGGATGTCGGATCGACCACCGAGGACATGCTCACCGTCAGCGAGCGCACGGAGCACGTCGTGGGGCTGCCCGACGCGGTCGGCGGCTCTGGTGAGCCGGCCGGTCCGACGAGCCTCGGGGTGTACGAGTCGCTTCGCGCGACGCTCGAACGGGTCGCCGGCACCTCGGATGTGGCGGGCCGACGCATCACGATCTCGGGCCTGGGCCAGGTCGGCAGCCGTCTGGCTGTTCGTCTCTCCGCGGAGGGCGCCCTGCTGACCATCACCGACGTCAATCCCGCGAAGCGCGATCTCGCCCTCGACCTCGACGCGCAGTGGTGCCTGCCCGGCGAGGAGCACCTCATCGCCGCCGACGTCTTCGTTCCCGCCGGCATCGGCGGCCTCCTGACCGACGAGGTCATCGACGCCCTCGACGCGAAAGCGGTCTGCGGACCCGCGAACAACCCGCTGGCGGCTCGGAGCGGCGCCGACCGACTCGCCGCTCGCGGCATCCTGTACGCACCCGACTTCGTCGTGAATGCCGGAGGGGTCATCTACCTCGATCTCGAGGCCAAGCACATCGGCAGCCGCAGCGAGATCATGGAGCGCGTCGGCGCCATCGGCGACACGGTGCGACGGGTCTTCGACGAGGCGGAATCGCGCGGCGTCACGCCTCTCGAAGCAGCCGAGGGCCTGGCGGCAGAGCGACTCAGTCGCGGTCTGCGCGAGCCCTCGCTCGCCTGA
- a CDS encoding sugar ABC transporter permease, producing the protein MSAPTRPRAGSSAIRRGEGLAGWIFTAPVIIILGVFLLIPVLMALWVSFSDWNGRGSPLSPRVGFVGLENYAAVTTGGGLTERNFGIALRNNAWYVFLVVPLQTILSLFLAVLVSRAILRGRGFFRTAFYFPSVTSSVAITVLWLFLFNKDGVVNEVLSWIGINGPNWFRDPRGIVHIALGNVGPLAGPDFLVQNGFLGISWWEWLAGPSVAMTAFILMAVFTTSGTFMLLFIAALVNVGVELGEAGMMDGANGWQRFWHITFPQLRPTLFTVLTLGLIGCWQVFDQIYTGTQGGPAKTTVTPAFLSYQSAFLNQDWGQGAAIAFILFLIIIVFALFQRWVLRDRPVSKRRARQYQVKSTSRVAAPVLVKGSKP; encoded by the coding sequence ATGTCCGCCCCCACTCGTCCCCGCGCCGGATCCTCCGCGATCCGGCGCGGGGAAGGCCTCGCCGGATGGATCTTCACGGCCCCCGTGATCATCATTCTCGGCGTCTTCCTCCTGATCCCCGTTCTGATGGCGTTGTGGGTGAGCTTCTCGGACTGGAACGGCCGGGGCAGTCCGCTCTCGCCCCGAGTCGGCTTCGTCGGGCTCGAGAACTACGCCGCTGTGACGACGGGCGGCGGCCTGACGGAGCGCAACTTCGGCATCGCTCTTCGCAACAACGCCTGGTACGTATTCCTCGTCGTGCCCCTGCAGACCATCCTGTCGCTGTTCCTGGCAGTGCTCGTCAGCCGCGCAATCCTCCGCGGCCGCGGCTTCTTCCGCACGGCGTTCTACTTCCCGTCGGTGACGAGCTCCGTGGCCATCACGGTCCTCTGGCTCTTCCTCTTCAACAAGGACGGCGTCGTCAACGAGGTTCTCTCGTGGATCGGGATCAACGGGCCCAATTGGTTCCGCGATCCGCGCGGAATCGTGCATATCGCCCTCGGAAATGTCGGTCCATTGGCCGGCCCCGATTTTCTCGTGCAGAACGGCTTCCTCGGCATCTCCTGGTGGGAGTGGCTCGCCGGGCCGTCCGTGGCGATGACGGCCTTCATCCTGATGGCTGTCTTCACGACGAGCGGGACGTTCATGCTTCTGTTCATCGCCGCGCTCGTGAACGTCGGCGTCGAACTCGGAGAAGCGGGCATGATGGACGGCGCGAACGGCTGGCAACGCTTCTGGCACATCACCTTCCCGCAGCTGCGACCCACGCTGTTCACGGTGCTCACGCTCGGCTTGATCGGCTGCTGGCAGGTGTTCGACCAGATCTACACCGGTACTCAGGGCGGGCCGGCCAAGACGACTGTGACACCCGCATTCCTGTCGTACCAGTCCGCCTTCCTCAACCAGGACTGGGGACAGGGCGCTGCGATCGCATTCATCCTGTTCCTGATCATCATCGTCTTCGCCCTCTTCCAACGCTGGGTGCTGCGCGATCGGCCGGTGTCGAAGCGGCGCGCGCGCCAGTATCAGGTGAAGAGCACCTCCCGGGTCGCAGCTCCGGTACTCGTGAAGGGATCCAAGCCATGA
- a CDS encoding YbaK/EbsC family protein: protein MTAHLPARARLVHDSLRAAGIEGEIVVLPDAAHTAPLAAAALGIEVGAIANSLVFWSDGEPLLVMTSGAHRVDTAALAARLGRGSIQRATPEQVRDATGQAIGGVAPTGHPAALTTIVDEDLAGYPRIWAAGGTPHTVFPLTFDELVRVTGGTISKVDAD from the coding sequence GTGACAGCGCACCTGCCCGCCCGCGCCCGGCTCGTGCACGACTCGCTCCGCGCGGCGGGGATCGAGGGCGAAATCGTCGTGCTTCCGGATGCCGCCCACACCGCGCCGCTCGCGGCCGCCGCCCTCGGGATCGAGGTTGGCGCGATCGCGAACAGCCTCGTGTTCTGGTCGGACGGCGAGCCACTGCTGGTCATGACCAGCGGCGCGCACCGCGTCGACACCGCTGCGCTCGCCGCTCGTCTCGGGCGAGGCAGCATCCAACGTGCGACACCCGAGCAGGTGCGAGATGCCACGGGCCAGGCCATCGGCGGTGTCGCTCCGACGGGGCACCCGGCAGCGCTCACAACGATCGTCGATGAGGACCTGGCCGGGTATCCGCGGATCTGGGCAGCCGGCGGCACGCCCCACACGGTGTTCCCGCTCACGTTCGACGAGCTGGTGCGAGTGACCGGCGGCACGATCTCCAAGGTCGACGCCGACTAG